From the genome of Helicobacter sp. 12S02232-10, one region includes:
- a CDS encoding methyltransferase regulatory domain-containing protein codes for MDTKNYTTDIDYTYDYCQELSSLRFKFACLLQGIKPPKIERACELGYGNGISININAATSGVEWWGTDFNVSHANFASDLALESGNGAKLYADSFEDFLNRSDLPDFDFIVFHGIYSWVDQNNRDLLLKFVDKKLKIGGGVYASYNIYPGFSELVPFRNLLKKVSDYLLPKTTDPINKIDSGFELFDKLASAQARFIHQNPNLTPRVEELKKLSKTYLIHEFLNDTWEIMDFMDISKSFSEARLKFVSSADVFSVLSDVAYTPEQKALLNSGSSVFFREYMKDLIGNNSFRRDYWIKGSQKLSIWESEKLLKEMKVVLIIPKSEVKFSISLGFGTINLSKEFYSILIDILGDNEPRTIGQIQEEAKGKFKELGELVEGIAILYMMGALYEVQDEVTIRNILQKTHQLNKQILEKVKAGVQIPILGSALIGKGIAMGRFKQLFFISRLEGKTSPEDYAKDALEILERRNEKIIKDGKILETKEENFKELQTQAIEFEKNLSFYRNLKFFQGI; via the coding sequence ATGGATACAAAAAATTACACAACTGACATTGATTATACTTATGATTATTGTCAAGAATTGAGTTCTTTAAGGTTTAAATTTGCCTGTTTGCTTCAAGGAATCAAGCCACCCAAAATAGAGAGGGCTTGCGAACTTGGATATGGTAATGGGATAAGCATAAATATCAATGCTGCTACTTCAGGTGTGGAGTGGTGGGGGACTGATTTTAATGTTTCACACGCTAATTTTGCATCAGATTTAGCTTTAGAATCAGGGAATGGAGCTAAGTTATATGCAGATTCTTTTGAAGATTTTTTAAATCGTTCGGATTTACCTGATTTTGATTTTATTGTTTTTCACGGCATTTATAGTTGGGTTGATCAAAATAATCGGGATTTACTCTTAAAGTTTGTTGATAAAAAACTCAAGATAGGTGGAGGGGTTTATGCAAGCTATAATATTTACCCTGGTTTTTCAGAGTTAGTTCCTTTTAGAAATCTTTTAAAAAAAGTTTCTGATTATCTGCTTCCAAAAACAACTGATCCTATCAATAAAATTGATTCGGGTTTTGAGCTTTTTGATAAGCTTGCAAGTGCGCAAGCACGATTTATCCATCAAAATCCAAATTTGACACCTAGGGTTGAGGAACTCAAAAAATTATCTAAAACGTATTTGATTCACGAATTTTTGAATGATACTTGGGAAATTATGGATTTTATGGATATTTCTAAATCGTTTAGCGAGGCAAGATTGAAATTTGTTTCTTCTGCAGATGTTTTTTCTGTATTGAGTGATGTTGCTTATACGCCCGAACAAAAGGCTCTTTTAAATTCAGGTTCTAGCGTCTTTTTTAGAGAATATATGAAAGATTTGATCGGCAACAATTCATTTCGTAGAGACTATTGGATAAAAGGGTCACAAAAACTTAGTATATGGGAATCAGAGAAATTGCTCAAGGAAATGAAAGTAGTTTTGATAATTCCTAAAAGTGAAGTTAAATTTTCTATAAGTTTGGGTTTTGGAACCATCAATCTCTCAAAAGAATTTTATAGTATTTTAATTGATATTTTGGGTGATAACGAACCTAGAACCATTGGGCAAATCCAAGAAGAAGCAAAAGGCAAATTTAAGGAATTGGGGGAGCTTGTTGAAGGCATTGCCATTTTATATATGATGGGGGCTTTGTATGAAGTTCAAGATGAAGTAACCATCAGGAACATTTTGCAAAAAACCCACCAGCTTAACAAACAGATTTTAGAAAAAGTTAAGGCGGGTGTTCAAATTCCAATACTTGGAAGTGCTCTTATAGGTAAGGGGATTGCAATGGGGCGTTTTAAACAACTTTTTTTCATCAGTCGTTTGGAGGGAAAAACAAGTCCTGAAGATTATGCTAAAGATGCTTTAGAGATTCTTGAGCGTAGAAATGAAAAGATTATTAAAGATGGAAAAATTCTTGAAACTAAAGAAGAAAATTTCAAAGAGCTTCAAACTCAAGCCATTGAGTTTGAAAAGAATTTAAGCTTTTATAGAAATTTAAAATTTTTTCAAGGGATTTAA
- a CDS encoding carbonic anhydrase family protein yields the protein MKLATLSFLVCSLILNALLANDAKWSYKGENSPENWGRIAQEFSTCQTGKNQSPINITSYLKVKNPEKITFHYGQDIKSEINNGHTIQVNFNTGTQNYIKIGNQEYELLQFHFHAPAEFRINDKQYPLAMHLVHQDKNKQLVVVGIEFKIGKENKILAPIWEAMPEKSGETSYPKKIALQDLIPKKTYFYHFNGSLTTPPCTEGVTWIVLKKPLEISKAQLEKFKKIIGGTNNRPLQPSNNRVIIEE from the coding sequence ATGAAACTTGCAACATTATCTTTTTTGGTCTGCAGTCTGATTTTAAACGCATTATTGGCTAATGATGCCAAATGGAGTTATAAAGGTGAAAATTCTCCTGAAAATTGGGGCAGAATCGCTCAAGAATTTTCAACTTGTCAAACAGGCAAAAATCAATCTCCCATCAATATCACAAGCTATCTCAAAGTAAAAAATCCCGAAAAAATAACTTTCCATTACGGACAAGATATCAAATCCGAAATTAATAACGGACACACCATTCAAGTGAATTTCAATACCGGAACCCAAAATTATATCAAAATCGGCAATCAAGAATATGAATTGCTACAATTTCATTTTCACGCACCAGCTGAATTCCGTATCAACGATAAACAATATCCTCTCGCAATGCATCTTGTCCATCAAGATAAAAATAAACAACTTGTTGTTGTAGGCATAGAATTCAAAATCGGTAAAGAAAATAAAATTCTAGCCCCTATATGGGAAGCAATGCCTGAAAAATCAGGTGAAACTTCCTACCCTAAAAAAATCGCCCTGCAAGATTTGATACCTAAAAAAACTTATTTTTATCACTTCAACGGCTCTCTTACAACTCCTCCTTGCACTGAGGGTGTAACTTGGATTGTGCTTAAAAAACCTCTTGAAATTTCAAAAGCCCAACTAGAAAAATTTAAAAAGATTATCGGAGGAACAAATAACAGACCTCTTCAGCCAAGCAATAATCGGGTTATCATCGAAGAATAA
- a CDS encoding alanine--glyoxylate aminotransferase family protein, whose amino-acid sequence MLLFTPGPTPVPENIRMEMAKPTIHHRTPEFEACFMHAREELKKILEMPEVLMLASSGSGAMEACVRTFCSKKLLSINSGKFGERFGKIAKAYNIPNLEIKNDWDTPVSVEEIINALKAQPDIDAVCLQVCESSGGLRHPVEKIAQAIKHLNSEIVVIADAITAMGVESIDISHIDVLIGGSQKAFMLPPGMSVIGLSQKAVSLAEERNIGFYFNLKTELKNQRNNTTAWTAPTTIIIGLVKYFEEVRALGGIQEVYRQTHQRALATQNALGAIGLKIYPKTPALAMTTIIDEVNALNIRKILKDDFKLHLAGGQDQLKTSIFRINHMGIIPINESLWVVNAIELALEKLGLRKFDGSANKIFLQNYYA is encoded by the coding sequence ATGTTACTTTTTACACCTGGGCCTACTCCCGTTCCTGAAAATATCAGGATGGAGATGGCAAAGCCGACCATTCATCATCGAACCCCTGAATTTGAAGCTTGCTTTATGCACGCAAGAGAGGAATTAAAAAAAATACTTGAGATGCCTGAAGTTTTAATGCTTGCAAGTAGTGGTAGTGGGGCAATGGAAGCTTGCGTGAGGACATTTTGTTCCAAGAAGCTTTTGAGTATTAATAGTGGTAAATTTGGAGAAAGATTTGGAAAAATCGCAAAAGCTTACAATATACCGAATTTGGAAATAAAAAATGATTGGGATACACCTGTAAGCGTTGAAGAGATTATCAATGCGCTTAAAGCACAACCTGATATTGATGCGGTGTGCCTACAAGTTTGTGAGTCTTCAGGCGGTTTGCGTCATCCTGTTGAAAAGATAGCCCAAGCCATCAAACATTTGAATTCAGAAATTGTCGTCATTGCTGATGCGATTACGGCAATGGGGGTGGAAAGTATTGATATAAGCCATATTGATGTTCTTATTGGAGGCAGTCAAAAAGCATTTATGCTTCCTCCGGGGATGAGTGTTATTGGGTTGAGTCAAAAAGCAGTTTCATTGGCTGAAGAAAGAAATATCGGGTTTTATTTCAATCTGAAGACTGAACTTAAGAATCAAAGAAACAATACGACTGCTTGGACTGCACCCACGACGATCATTATCGGGCTTGTGAAATATTTTGAGGAAGTCAGAGCTTTAGGAGGTATCCAAGAAGTCTATCGACAGACTCATCAAAGAGCTTTGGCTACACAGAATGCTCTAGGTGCTATTGGGCTTAAAATTTATCCAAAAACCCCTGCTTTAGCGATGACAACCATTATTGATGAGGTGAATGCACTCAATATTCGTAAAATCTTAAAAGATGATTTTAAGCTGCATTTAGCTGGTGGTCAAGATCAACTAAAAACTTCAATTTTTCGTATCAATCATATGGGTATCATTCCTATTAATGAATCTTTATGGGTGGTGAATGCTATTGAGTTGGCTTTGGAAAAATTGGGGTTGAGGAAGTTTGATGGGAGTGCAAATAAAATATTTTTACAAAACTATTACGCTTAG
- the ccoP gene encoding cytochrome-c oxidase, cbb3-type subunit III, giving the protein MGWLSDNINLFGLIAAIVILVLTVYVAGVLIKKMRDAKADGELTDHKWDGIAEFRNNLPIGWVVSFLVLILWGFWYLFFGYPMDAYSQIGDYNQQVQVHNKKFEEKWKSLSSEDMINMGQGIFLVQCSQCHGITAEGMHGKAQNLTRWGKEEGIMDTVEHGSVGLGYDGGEMPPLGLSKEDAKAVASYVMADISDLKHTKYPADVQKGKEVYNNAGCAGCHGPDGKGMPGMDNFAPDLSKYGTYDFLKRVLDHGKKGHIGQMPSFAYRNFNDTQIKALAEYIGSLQPLSED; this is encoded by the coding sequence ATGGGATGGTTGAGTGATAATATAAACTTATTCGGCCTGATCGCCGCAATAGTTATTTTGGTATTGACGGTGTATGTGGCAGGGGTTTTAATTAAAAAAATGCGTGATGCCAAAGCAGATGGCGAACTAACCGATCATAAATGGGATGGTATAGCTGAATTTAGGAATAATTTACCCATTGGTTGGGTTGTAAGTTTTTTGGTGTTGATCTTGTGGGGATTCTGGTATTTATTTTTTGGCTATCCAATGGATGCTTATTCCCAAATTGGCGATTACAACCAACAAGTTCAAGTTCATAATAAAAAGTTTGAGGAAAAATGGAAAAGTCTTAGTAGTGAAGATATGATCAATATGGGGCAAGGAATATTTTTGGTTCAATGCTCTCAATGTCACGGTATCACTGCTGAAGGGATGCACGGAAAGGCACAGAATCTAACGCGGTGGGGCAAGGAAGAAGGAATTATGGATACCGTTGAGCACGGTAGTGTTGGATTGGGGTATGATGGGGGAGAAATGCCTCCTTTAGGCTTAAGCAAAGAAGATGCTAAGGCTGTAGCTTCTTATGTTATGGCAGATATTTCAGATCTCAAGCATACAAAATACCCCGCTGATGTCCAAAAGGGTAAGGAAGTTTATAATAATGCAGGGTGTGCAGGATGCCACGGTCCTGATGGAAAAGGAATGCCAGGAATGGATAATTTTGCTCCAGATTTGAGCAAATATGGCACTTATGATTTCCTTAAAAGGGTTTTAGATCACGGCAAGAAAGGACACATTGGACAAATGCCTTCTTTTGCTTACAGAAATTTTAATGATACTCAAATCAAGGCGCTTGCAGAATATATAGGTTCTTTGCAGCCTTTGAGTGAGGATTAA
- the rimO gene encoding 30S ribosomal protein S12 methylthiotransferase RimO codes for MDRLLLGSGYVGEKILSKKLHLISLGCTKNLVDSEVMLGKLRDYEITESPELADVIIINTCGFIQSAKEESIQTILEVSERRKQGALLVASGCLSQRYKNELQELIPEIDIITGVGDYDKIDSMIALKNGKLSSEVFLADERVKRVITGSKIHAYIKISEGCNQNCSFCAIPSFKGRLQSRSIDSILQEIQDLSEQGFCDFTFIAQDSSSYLYDKKQKDGLVSLIDAIDKQNIAKSARILYLYPSSTTLALIEKIANSKIFQNYFDMPIQHISDTMLKKMRRGANKAKHIELLEAMRKVPNSFIRSTVIIGHPQETQEEFEELCMFLEEFCFDRLNIFAFSSEEGTIAQKMEEKIPTQIINKRMSALNKIVLSQQKCLYKQMLSNPYLIILEGKSQISEYFYSARDIRWAPEVDGEILINDSDLDDLILETGYYEAVLSEFKDKLLFGKVTRKL; via the coding sequence ATGGATCGACTTCTTTTGGGAAGTGGATATGTTGGAGAAAAAATCTTGAGTAAAAAACTCCATTTGATCTCTTTGGGATGTACTAAAAATCTTGTAGATTCTGAAGTAATGTTAGGGAAACTTAGGGATTATGAGATAACAGAAAGTCCTGAACTTGCCGATGTGATTATCATCAATACGTGCGGGTTTATCCAATCAGCTAAAGAAGAGAGCATTCAAACCATTTTGGAAGTATCAGAACGTAGAAAACAAGGAGCTTTACTTGTGGCAAGCGGGTGTTTGAGCCAGCGCTATAAAAATGAGCTTCAAGAGCTTATACCTGAAATTGACATTATTACAGGTGTGGGAGATTATGACAAAATTGATTCGATGATTGCTCTTAAAAATGGGAAGCTTTCTTCAGAGGTGTTTTTAGCCGATGAAAGGGTCAAAAGAGTAATCACAGGTTCAAAAATTCACGCTTATATAAAAATTTCTGAAGGATGCAATCAAAATTGCAGTTTTTGCGCTATCCCAAGCTTTAAGGGTAGGCTTCAAAGCAGGTCGATTGATTCGATTTTGCAAGAAATACAAGATTTAAGTGAGCAGGGCTTTTGTGATTTTACTTTTATTGCTCAAGATTCAAGTTCTTATTTGTACGACAAAAAGCAAAAAGATGGGTTAGTATCTCTTATAGATGCCATTGATAAGCAAAATATTGCTAAGAGTGCGCGGATTTTATATCTCTATCCTTCAAGTACAACTTTGGCGTTGATAGAAAAAATCGCAAATTCCAAAATTTTTCAAAATTATTTTGATATGCCCATCCAGCATATCAGCGATACAATGCTTAAAAAAATGCGACGAGGTGCCAATAAGGCTAAGCACATCGAACTTTTAGAAGCAATGCGTAAGGTACCTAATAGTTTTATAAGAAGCACTGTGATTATTGGACACCCACAAGAAACTCAGGAAGAATTTGAAGAACTTTGTATGTTTTTAGAAGAATTTTGTTTTGATAGGCTTAATATCTTCGCATTTTCTTCAGAAGAAGGCACAATTGCTCAAAAAATGGAGGAAAAGATACCGACCCAAATCATCAATAAGCGAATGAGTGCGCTTAATAAAATCGTTTTGAGCCAGCAAAAATGTCTTTATAAACAAATGCTTTCCAACCCTTATCTGATTATTTTGGAGGGCAAAAGTCAAATAAGCGAATATTTTTACAGTGCTAGGGATATCAGATGGGCTCCTGAAGTCGATGGAGAGATATTGATTAATGATAGCGATTTAGATGATTTGATTCTTGAGACAGGCTATTATGAAGCAGTCCTTAGCGAATTTAAAGATAAGCTTTTGTTTGGAAAAGTCACAAGAAAACTTTAA
- a CDS encoding cytochrome c oxidase, cbb3-type, CcoQ subunit: MNLESLESIRAIAYIVTTILLVIFLYTYIASMYIKQKKGIVDYEKYANLALKDNLDDEIIESRESKQNK, encoded by the coding sequence ATGAATCTTGAATCTTTAGAATCAATCAGGGCGATTGCTTATATCGTCACTACTATTTTGCTTGTGATATTTTTATATACATACATCGCAAGTATGTATATAAAACAAAAAAAAGGCATTGTTGATTATGAAAAATATGCAAACTTAGCTTTGAAGGACAACTTAGATGATGAGATTATTGAGTCTAGAGAAAGCAAACAAAACAAATGA
- the tilS gene encoding tRNA lysidine(34) synthetase TilS, which translates to MLKLEFLGELRNRKNLLGFSGGSDSVALFYALIQNEVYFDIAIVDYGIRESSKDEVSYALDLAHQYQKKCFVFKAPQIASNFEAKAREIRYGFFERIIDLKGYENLVLAHQLNDRLEWFLMQLSKGCSLATLLGFDGIEIRENYRIIRPLINTPKKLIYAYCHSYKFFEDSSNQDMSYKRNEFRLKYTQELVEKYCTGIAKSFEYLREEKSFLYPNVAVLRLGEIRFFERGGSLSDIYQTDKILKTMGYVLSASQRQEIFKMDFSLEIGQKYIIESNEEYIFVSKSYSFPFAMPKKFKNIARILKIPRRIRPQIHFYLDSRGMKPEEMMAYLRKKLCKCE; encoded by the coding sequence ATGCTAAAGCTTGAGTTTTTAGGCGAACTTAGAAATCGAAAAAATCTTTTAGGATTTTCGGGGGGTTCTGATTCTGTAGCGTTGTTTTATGCCTTGATTCAAAATGAAGTTTATTTTGATATTGCAATTGTGGATTATGGGATTAGGGAATCTTCAAAAGATGAGGTTTCTTATGCTTTGGATTTAGCTCATCAGTACCAAAAAAAATGTTTTGTATTCAAAGCACCACAGATTGCATCAAATTTTGAAGCAAAGGCGCGTGAAATTCGCTATGGATTTTTTGAGAGAATCATTGATTTGAAAGGGTATGAAAATTTAGTGTTGGCTCACCAGCTCAATGATAGGTTGGAATGGTTTTTAATGCAGTTATCCAAAGGCTGTTCATTGGCGACACTTTTAGGCTTTGATGGCATAGAAATCAGGGAGAATTATCGAATTATCCGCCCGTTAATCAACACTCCTAAAAAACTTATTTATGCTTATTGCCATTCTTATAAATTTTTTGAAGACAGCAGCAATCAGGATATGTCTTATAAACGCAACGAATTTCGCCTCAAATACACTCAAGAATTGGTAGAAAAATATTGTACGGGGATTGCAAAGTCTTTTGAATATTTGAGGGAAGAGAAGTCTTTTCTTTATCCGAATGTTGCAGTTTTGCGTTTGGGAGAAATTCGTTTTTTTGAGCGTGGCGGGAGTCTTTCAGATATTTATCAGACAGATAAAATCCTTAAAACGATGGGCTATGTACTTTCAGCTTCACAGAGGCAAGAAATATTTAAGATGGATTTTTCTTTGGAAATCGGGCAAAAATATATTATTGAGAGTAATGAAGAATATATTTTTGTATCAAAATCATATAGTTTTCCTTTTGCGATGCCAAAAAAATTTAAAAACATTGCCAGAATTCTCAAAATTCCCAGAAGAATTCGCCCTCAAATTCATTTTTATCTAGATAGCAGGGGAATGAAACCAGAAGAAATGATGGCTTATTTGAGAAAAAAACTTTGCAAATGTGAATAG
- the ccoO gene encoding cytochrome-c oxidase, cbb3-type subunit II: MFSWLEKNPFFFTVAFLVVFSIAGLVELLPDFIKSSRPIEGLRPYTVLETAGRQIYINEGCYNCHSQLIRPFQAETDRYGAYSLSGEYAYDRPFLWGSKRTGPDLHRVGDSRTTDWHENHMWEPTSVVPDSIMPAYHHLFKKDADFDTAYAEAYTQKVVFGVPYDTQGGVSLGNIEDAKKAYMQEAGEIVNNMKNQKIKDAFEKGEVKEIVALIAYLNSLGQSRMTK; the protein is encoded by the coding sequence ATGTTTAGTTGGTTAGAAAAAAATCCGTTCTTTTTTACAGTGGCATTTTTGGTTGTCTTTTCCATCGCTGGACTTGTGGAGCTTTTGCCAGACTTTATTAAGTCCTCTAGACCGATTGAGGGTCTTCGCCCTTATACTGTGCTTGAGACTGCAGGTAGGCAGATTTATATCAATGAGGGATGCTATAACTGCCATTCCCAGCTCATCCGTCCTTTTCAGGCTGAGACTGATCGTTATGGAGCCTATAGTCTGAGTGGAGAATACGCTTATGATAGACCTTTTCTATGGGGTTCTAAACGAACTGGTCCGGATTTACACAGAGTGGGGGATAGCAGGACTACAGATTGGCACGAAAATCATATGTGGGAACCTACTAGCGTAGTTCCTGATTCAATTATGCCTGCTTATCATCATTTGTTTAAAAAAGATGCCGACTTTGATACTGCTTATGCGGAAGCCTATACACAGAAAGTAGTTTTTGGTGTTCCCTATGATACTCAAGGTGGAGTTTCTCTAGGCAATATAGAAGATGCCAAAAAAGCTTATATGCAAGAAGCTGGTGAGATTGTCAATAATATGAAAAACCAGAAAATTAAAGATGCTTTTGAGAAAGGAGAAGTCAAAGAAATTGTTGCTTTGATTGCTTATCTCAATAGTTTGGGTCAATCTAGAATGACCAAATAA
- a CDS encoding phosphoribosyltransferase family protein, whose product MYYSYNDFLGDLKELRAKIEEKISVPDAIVCIARGGMVMSHMLALAWNLRAVYTLNAISYSDCNVQSSLIIENMPHIRGEYQKILVVDEIVDSGKSLEVIMQKFRSAHPEKSFYSAVIFQKPTAKVYADFYLKHAVEWIDFFWEVDMLEKKS is encoded by the coding sequence ATGTATTATTCTTATAATGATTTTTTGGGCGATTTGAAAGAACTTCGCGCTAAGATTGAGGAAAAAATCAGTGTTCCAGATGCGATTGTTTGTATTGCTAGAGGCGGAATGGTGATGAGCCATATGCTCGCATTGGCTTGGAATTTGAGAGCTGTTTATACACTCAATGCAATTTCTTATAGCGATTGTAATGTCCAAAGTTCTTTGATCATTGAAAATATGCCTCATATTAGAGGGGAATACCAAAAAATCTTAGTCGTTGATGAAATTGTTGATAGTGGGAAAAGCTTGGAAGTGATTATGCAAAAGTTTCGATCGGCTCATCCTGAAAAATCTTTTTATTCCGCAGTTATTTTTCAAAAACCCACAGCAAAGGTATATGCTGATTTTTATCTCAAGCACGCGGTTGAATGGATCGACTTCTTTTGGGAAGTGGATATGTTGGAGAAAAAATCTTGA
- the ccoN gene encoding cytochrome-c oxidase, cbb3-type subunit I, translating to MRNDATLEYDYSIAKLFLYSTMAFGFIGMLIGVVLAFQLAFPDLNYIAGEYSIFGRLRPLHTNGVIYGFTLSGIWAAWYYLGQRVLKITYYQHPFLKFIGYLHFWLYIVLLVLAVVSLFAGLTQSKEYAELIWPLDLLVVVVWVLWGISMFGSMGVRREKTIYISLWYFIATFTAIAVLYIFNNLAIPTYLVSGVGSIWHSISMFSGSNDAMIQWWWGHNAVAFVFTSGIIGIIYYFLPKESGQPIFSYKLTLFSFWSLMFVYIWAGGHHVIYSTVPDWVQTLGSVFSVILILPSWGTAINMLLTMRGQWHQLKESPLIKFLVLASTFYMLATLEGPIQAIKSVNALAHFTDWIIGHVHDGVLGWVGFTIIAACYHMLPRMYKREIYSRKIMDIQFWIMTIGIVLYFSSMWISGITQGMMWRDVDQYGNLTYQFIDTVRVLFPYYVIRGIGGLMYLIGFILFIYNVVMTITAAKELERESNYASPMAA from the coding sequence ATGCGCAATGATGCTACTTTGGAGTACGATTACTCTATTGCCAAGTTGTTTTTGTATTCAACGATGGCATTTGGGTTTATAGGAATGCTGATCGGTGTTGTGTTGGCATTTCAATTGGCTTTTCCGGATTTGAATTATATTGCGGGGGAATACAGTATATTTGGAAGGTTGAGACCTCTTCATACTAATGGCGTTATTTACGGCTTTACTTTGAGCGGTATATGGGCGGCTTGGTATTATTTGGGGCAAAGGGTGCTTAAAATTACTTATTACCAGCACCCTTTTTTGAAGTTTATCGGGTATTTGCATTTTTGGCTTTATATTGTTTTGCTTGTGTTGGCCGTTGTGAGTTTATTTGCCGGTCTTACTCAGTCAAAGGAATATGCGGAATTGATTTGGCCTCTAGATCTTTTAGTTGTTGTTGTATGGGTACTTTGGGGAATTAGTATGTTTGGAAGTATGGGGGTTAGACGAGAAAAAACCATTTATATTTCTTTGTGGTATTTTATTGCTACATTTACAGCGATAGCAGTTTTATATATATTCAATAATCTTGCCATTCCGACTTATTTGGTTTCTGGTGTAGGGAGTATATGGCATTCCATTTCAATGTTTTCAGGTAGCAATGATGCGATGATTCAATGGTGGTGGGGGCATAATGCAGTTGCATTTGTTTTTACTTCTGGGATTATTGGGATTATTTATTATTTCTTGCCCAAAGAATCAGGACAACCTATATTTTCCTATAAACTGACATTATTTTCCTTTTGGAGTTTGATGTTTGTTTATATTTGGGCAGGCGGGCATCACGTGATTTATTCAACCGTTCCAGATTGGGTTCAAACACTTGGATCGGTTTTTTCAGTTATCTTGATTTTGCCTTCTTGGGGAACGGCTATCAATATGTTGCTTACAATGCGCGGTCAATGGCATCAACTTAAGGAATCTCCACTCATTAAATTCCTTGTACTGGCTTCTACATTCTATATGCTTGCGACACTTGAAGGTCCAATTCAGGCAATTAAATCCGTAAATGCTTTGGCTCACTTTACTGATTGGATTATCGGTCACGTTCATGATGGCGTTCTTGGATGGGTTGGATTTACAATCATTGCAGCTTGCTATCATATGCTTCCTAGAATGTATAAGAGAGAGATTTACTCTAGAAAGATTATGGATATTCAGTTTTGGATTATGACTATTGGCATTGTGCTTTATTTCTCTAGTATGTGGATATCAGGTATCACACAAGGGATGATGTGGAGAGATGTTGATCAATATGGCAATCTTACTTATCAATTTATCGACACCGTCAGAGTGTTGTTCCCTTATTATGTGATTCGAGGAATCGGGGGTTTGATGTATCTGATAGGATTTATTCTGTTTATTTACAATGTTGTGATGACCATCACCGCGGCAAAAGAGCTAGAGCGAGAGTCAAACTATGCTTCGCCTATGGCTGCTTGA
- a CDS encoding DUF4006 family protein has translation MNGLFGINGLLGYLIAVLLVVGAAILFSIAAINIQKTQAVSYYKIDNQDAIKMKSIGNEKHYELMQEK, from the coding sequence ATGAATGGACTATTTGGAATCAACGGATTATTAGGATATTTGATTGCAGTTCTTTTGGTTGTTGGAGCTGCAATACTTTTTAGTATCGCAGCTATCAATATACAAAAAACTCAAGCTGTCAGTTATTATAAGATTGATAATCAAGATGCTATCAAAATGAAAAGTATCGGAAATGAGAAACATTACGAATTAATGCAGGAAAAATAA